atgTTGTATGTTTTAGTCTCCTGCTTGGGTCACctcttttgcaaaaaaaaaaagaaaaagagccgTTGTTGTTTGTACAGAACTCCTGATTTTCCAAACCGCTGAGCAATTTCGCacgtttatttcaacatttcatgaAACTGCTGCAcaaggcactttttttttaaatctataacTGTCATAATCAGTTGCACTAGAAATAATATTAAACCCTCTacttaataacattttttttaaatttgtgatttcACTGCGTGTGCTGGGAGCTTTGACTCATTTATAAAGCTAAAACTTGAACTTCGATGATGTTTCTGGGTCGAAGAAATGGCCAAGTTCCAAGACAGTGAAAATGTACCGTAACATTTGCTCAACATCCTGCATGCTGATTTGTCGTTTTGCAATTTTAACACTTGTTGTAAAATATGTTCTCACATTTAAAGCAGTAAAGTGGGTAAGAAatccagctcaaaccagtctgagaGGTGAGGTTTGGCCAGGTTCAGCTCTCAGATATACATTCCTGAACCTTTATGATTAAATGTACTGAATTGAGCTGAATAAATTATGCAGGAAAGACTGAACAAGAGGCTGCAAAAGTGTTAATTTGTGTGATGTTACAGTAAAACTAAACTATAACTGAGTGACTATTCATTTAAGTATGATGATATTTCAAttatggtggcatggtggtgtagtggttagtgctgtcgcctcatagcaagaaggttctgggttcgagcccagtggccggcgggggcctttctgtgtggagtttgcatgttctccccgtgtccgcgtgggtttcctccgggtgctctggtttcccccacagtccaaagacatgcaggttaggttaactggtgactctaaattgactgtaggtgtgaatgtgagtgtgaatggttgtctgtgtctatgtgtcagccctgtgatgacctggcgacttgtccagggtgtaccccgccttttgcccgtagtcagctgggataggctccagcttgcctgcgaccctgtagaacaggataaagcggctagagataatgagatgagatgagattatttcaattatggtggcacgatggtgtagtggttagcgctgtcgcctcatagcaagaaggttctgggttcgagcccagtggccgacgggggcctttctgtgtggagtttgcatgttttccccgtgtctgtgtgggtttcctccggtttcctgcacagtccaaagacatgcaggttaggctaattggtggctctaaattgatcgtaggtgtgaatggttgtttgtctctatgtgtcagccctgtgatgatctggcgacttgtccagggtgtaccccgcctctcgcccatagtcagctgggataggcggttatggataatggatggattatttcaATTATGTCATTAATATCTAAATGGCTAGTGTTGAAGGGTGATCATAAAACATGATCCAACAATTAAGCATATAATGGAATTCTGGTCCCTTTTTTTGAAAACATATCACAACATAGTGTATATTCAAATCTTCTTtttttatattacattacaggcagttagcagacgctcttatccagagcgacatacaacatacctagagcagcctggggagcagttggggtttaggtgccttgctcaagggcacttcagccattcctgctggtctagagaatcgaaccagtgaccttttggtcccaaagccgcttctctaacttttaggcttattattattattattattattattattattattattattattattagtagtagtagtagtagtagatggAGAAGGAAAAACTAGTTAAATGAACTAAATTGTCATATATACATCATGACATATTAATTCTGccttgttttgttttcatttctTCATGAAGGCAAAATATATCATGATACTATGAATTACACAAAGATTTTACTGGACATTACCAAAAGTAACACTCAAATCAATGGATCCAGCCAAGTGAAATAAAATTCCAAACATACTGAAACAGTTACTGGAGTCAGTGTGACACACTCAACTGTAGTTCAGTTCATGGTTGCACTTTCACTGTAGATTGCACTGCTCAAACATTTCAAATAAGGTTGGGATCTTGGTTGGTTttagatgttaaaaaaaaaaacaatctgtgGGTGTGTGTTTCTACTAGCTACTCAAAATTTCTCGAGATTAAAATCTGTGTTCGCTCAGTGGGTCGTGTCCGTGGTGCTCTTGGTGTTCATTGTGACGCTGATTCCTCGAGTCGGATCTTCAGAAGCAAAGTTGAGTACGCTCTTCAACGTCTTGGTCATGCTCTCTCTAAAGCCACGGCCCAGGCAAACATAAAGCAGTGGGTTCAGACAGCTGTTGAAGTAGGCCAGGCAGGTAGTTAGTACATTAGCCAGGTGAAGGTTTACCCTTGTTTGACCTACTGCCTTGGGCAAGCTCACTGTAACAATGTCCACGACATGCAAAGGAATCCAGCACAGGAAGAAGGTGATCACTATGGCTAGGATGACACGCACGGTCCGTGATGACCTCTCGTTTTGCCTGTGTTTTGACTTTTTGTGTGCCCTTTGGTACACTACCCAATGGCTGATAGTGATTATCAGGAACGGAATCAGAAAACCAAGCAGGAAGCGGATCACAACCATGGCCCAGGCATGCAGCAGGTTTGAGTAAATGCCATGACACTGTATCTTCGTCCCAAATGTCTCCTCTTGCATGGAGATGAACTGGGGAATTGTGCCAATGAATGCCAGCCCCCAGGTACCCAGACAGACCCAGCGAGTCAAGCGTGGCTGCCTCCAATTCTGGCACCAAGCAGGACGAGTCACTAGGAGCCAGCGGTCCAGACTGATGCACGTTAATATCAGCACACTGCAGTACATGAACATGTACAGTATGCTGTATAATATCTTGCAGGCCACTGGACCAAAGGGCCAGTGCTGATCTTGAGCCAGTGGTACCATGAGCAGGGGCAAGGATAAACAGCACAGCAGGTCAGCCAAGGCCAGATTCAGAAACCACTGGGCATTAACTGAAGAGGGCATCCTGAATGCCGTCACCCAGACAACCAGACTGTTCCCAGGGACACCCAATAAGAAGACGATTCCATAGCAGGTCAGCGCAAACCAGTGACGCCAGCTGATCACAGACATCTCATAATTTTCAAAGAGCGTACAGTTTTGTGAACTGGTACACGGAGTTTCTGTGTCGTTGAAATCAAATGGTTGGTAAAGATCATACTCGTAATCCATTTTAGCTGTGAGGAAAAACAGAGCAAGAAACAAGCAAAATTAAGTCAAATATCAAAAGAATTTGACACAAAAATGACCGGAAAGAGGTGTTTTGTGATATTTATTTATCTGATTGACAAAGTTTGGTGTGAATGATGATCTTTTCTTTATCTTCTGAACACAAAAATGTTATGACCACATCAAATGGTAGCCAACAATTTGAAAAGTAATGCTTTTCACCGTGGTGGAGCCCACAAAGGTATTGTTTGTACCTTTTAAGTACCATGAAAGGTAAAATGTCGTGTACTTTAAAAATGTTGTAAACTTATTTCAGGTACGTAACTAGACTcgacaagagagagaaaaaatatatatgcatGGAGACTAGTATTTTTACAGACAGTGTAATGCATCAGCCACGAACATAAGGCGTAGAATATGATGTGTAGAATGTCCAAAGCATAGAAATTGTCAACAACTGTAGCGCGAATGCGGAAACTTAATTATACTTAATTATTATTTTGAATTCACACATTTCTACATATCCTTAATGTGGATATTCTATTAGCACAGATTGTGGATCagctaaaataaatgaccaatgacCAACCCCACCCACAAACAAatgcacaaataaataaaataaaaaataatcgcAAATTAATTTGTTAAAGTGCAGTGTTTAAATAGATAAATTGGTGGACGgctgatttaaaaaaatgacattattattattattattataaataaattatatatatatatatatatatatatatatatatatatatatatatatatatatatatatatatatatatatacacacagtggtgcttgaatgtttgtgaaccctttagaattttctatatttccacataaatgtgacctaaaacatcatcagattttcacacaagttctaaaagtagataaagagaacccagttaaacaaatgagacaaaaatattatacttgatcatttatttattgagggaaatgatccaatattacatatctgtaagtggcaaaagtatgtgaacctttgctttcagtatctggtgtgacccccttgtgcagcaataactgcaactaaacattgccagtaactgttgatcagtcctgcataccggcttggaggaattttagcccattcctccgtacagaacagcttcaactctgggatgttggggggtttcttcacatgaactgctcgcttcaaatccctccacaacattttgattggattaaggtcaggactttgacttggccattccaaaacattaactttattcttctttaatcattctttgtagaacgacttgtgtgcttagggtcgttgtcgtgctgcatgacccaccttctcttgagattcagttcatggacagatgtcctgacattttcctttagaattcgctggtataattcagaattcattgttccatcaatgatggcaagctgtcctggcccagatgcagcaaaacaggcccaaaccatgatactaccaccaacatgtttcacagatgggataaggttcttatgctggaatgcagtgttttcctttctccaaacataacgcttctcatttaaaccaaaaagttctattttggtctcatctgtccacaaaacatttttccagtagccttctggcttgtccatgtgatctttagcaaactgcagacgggcagcaatgttctttttggagagcagtggctttctccttgcaacactgccatgcacaccactgttgttcagtgttctcctgatggtggactcatgaacattagccaatgtgagagaggccttcagttgcttagaagttaccctggggtcctttgtgaccttcccgactattacatgccttgctcttggagcgatctttgttggtcaaccactcctggggagggtaacaatggtcttgaatttcctccatttatacacaatctgtctgactgtggattggtggagtccaaactctttagagatggttttgtaaccttttccagcctgatgagcatcaacaatgctttttctgaggtcctcagaaatctcctttcttcgtgccatgatacacttccacaaacatgtgttgtgaagatcagactttgatagatccctgttcttgaaataaaacagggagcccactcatacctgattgtcatcccattgattgaaaacacctgactctaatttcaccttcaaattaactgctaatcctagaggttcacatacttttgccacttatagatatgtaatattggatcattttcctcaagaaataaatgaccaattataatatttttgtctcccttgtttaactgggttctctttatctacttttaggacttgtgtgaaaatctgatgacgttttaggtcatatttatgcagaaatataaaaaattctaaagggttcacaaactttcaagcaccactgtgtgtgtgtgtatatatatatatatatatatatatatatatatatatatatatatatatatatatataaataataaatcGGTGGATGGATcatttaaaaaa
The genomic region above belongs to Neoarius graeffei isolate fNeoGra1 chromosome 6, fNeoGra1.pri, whole genome shotgun sequence and contains:
- the c5ar1 gene encoding C5a anaphylatoxin chemotactic receptor 1, with translation MDYEYDLYQPFDFNDTETPCTSSQNCTLFENYEMSVISWRHWFALTCYGIVFLLGVPGNSLVVWVTAFRMPSSVNAQWFLNLALADLLCCLSLPLLMVPLAQDQHWPFGPVACKILYSILYMFMYCSVLILTCISLDRWLLVTRPAWCQNWRQPRLTRWVCLGTWGLAFIGTIPQFISMQEETFGTKIQCHGIYSNLLHAWAMVVIRFLLGFLIPFLIITISHWVVYQRAHKKSKHRQNERSSRTVRVILAIVITFFLCWIPLHVVDIVTVSLPKAVGQTRVNLHLANVLTTCLAYFNSCLNPLLYVCLGRGFRESMTKTLKSVLNFASEDPTRGISVTMNTKSTTDTTH